A part of Pirellulales bacterium genomic DNA contains:
- a CDS encoding C-terminal binding protein, translating to MSRFLVAITDFVTGSLEPEEKILGDIADVVALNGFHENEIVDRLENAHAMMVYHNLSITRPTLERLKCCKLIVRCGVGIDNVDYKFARTRGIPMCNVPDYGTEDVADSAIGMALALTRGIHRQNSQLRAGLGEWLYTQAAPLQRLRGKVFAIVGFGRIGTAVALRAKAMGMDVVFYDPLLPDGNDKSIGVRRAETPEELLRQAYIVSLHCPLTEESRHFINAQSLAWLPKGSYLVNTSRGAVVDTSAISAAIASGQLAGAALDVLPQEPPAENDPLIRAWRDPNHPAHHRLIVNPHAAFYTEQGFRDMRTKGAAAIRRALTGQRLRNVVN from the coding sequence ATGTCGCGTTTCCTCGTCGCCATTACCGATTTCGTCACCGGTTCGTTGGAGCCCGAAGAAAAAATCCTGGGCGATATTGCCGATGTCGTGGCATTGAATGGTTTCCATGAAAACGAAATTGTCGACCGCCTGGAAAATGCACACGCCATGATGGTGTACCACAACTTGTCGATTACTCGGCCTACTCTCGAACGGCTGAAATGTTGCAAACTGATCGTTCGGTGCGGCGTGGGAATCGACAATGTCGATTACAAATTCGCCCGCACCCGGGGCATTCCCATGTGCAACGTGCCCGATTACGGCACCGAAGACGTGGCCGATAGCGCCATCGGCATGGCCCTGGCTCTCACGCGCGGCATTCATCGGCAAAATTCTCAGTTGCGGGCCGGCCTGGGCGAGTGGTTGTATACGCAGGCCGCGCCTTTGCAACGCCTGCGCGGAAAAGTGTTCGCCATTGTCGGCTTCGGCCGGATTGGCACGGCCGTGGCTTTGCGAGCCAAAGCGATGGGCATGGATGTCGTGTTCTACGATCCACTCTTGCCCGATGGCAACGATAAATCCATCGGCGTGCGGCGAGCGGAAACGCCGGAAGAACTCTTGCGGCAAGCATACATCGTGAGCTTGCATTGTCCGCTCACCGAGGAATCCCGGCATTTTATCAATGCCCAATCGCTGGCTTGGCTGCCAAAAGGTTCGTATTTGGTGAACACATCACGCGGAGCGGTGGTCGATACCTCGGCCATTTCCGCGGCCATCGCCAGCGGACAACTGGCCGGGGCGGCCCTCGATGTATTGCCCCAAGAACCGCCGGCGGAAAATGATCCGCTGATTCGGGCTTGGCGTGACCCGAACCATCCGGCCCATCACCGGCTGATCGTCAATCCGCATGCGGCCTTCTATACCGAACAAGGCTTCCGCGACATGCGCACCAAAGGGGCCGCCGCCATCCGCCGGGCGCTCACCGGCCAGCGCCTGCGGAATGTGGTGAACTGA
- a CDS encoding lactonase family protein: protein MTLQTHPLAAAAATPTGTARVYVGTYTGHGSQGIYQFDLDLATGKPTKPELAGEAVNPSFVALHPSGKFLYSVSEISGSDGKKGGAVNAFALDPATGKLTLLNQESSGGQGPCHVSVDHAGKFALTTNYNSGSVAVLPINADGTLSPANAFDQHAGSGPNKSRQEGPHAHSANMDPTNQFAIVCDLGLDKIFIYRLHSDGTLTPNDPPTVSVAPGSGPRHFTFHPNGKFAYVINEMGSTITAFNWDAAQGTLTETQTITTLPEGMTLPNNTTAEVQVHPNGKFLYGSNRGHDSIAMYSIGPATGKLTSLGEVPSGGKTPRNFAIDPTGTWLLAAHQNSKNICVFHIDPTTGKLEATGDSVEVANPVCVKFYSPPK from the coding sequence ATGACCCTGCAAACCCATCCGCTGGCCGCCGCCGCTGCTACACCGACCGGCACCGCACGAGTGTATGTGGGCACCTACACCGGCCACGGTAGCCAGGGGATTTATCAGTTCGATCTCGATTTGGCGACCGGCAAACCGACCAAGCCGGAACTGGCCGGGGAAGCGGTGAATCCTTCGTTTGTGGCACTCCACCCCTCGGGCAAGTTTTTATACTCGGTGAGCGAGATTTCCGGCAGCGATGGCAAAAAAGGAGGCGCGGTCAATGCGTTCGCCCTTGATCCGGCGACGGGAAAGCTAACGCTACTGAATCAAGAATCGTCCGGCGGCCAGGGGCCCTGCCACGTGTCGGTCGATCACGCCGGCAAGTTTGCACTCACCACCAACTACAACAGCGGCAGCGTGGCCGTGCTGCCGATTAACGCCGACGGCACATTAAGCCCGGCCAATGCGTTCGATCAACACGCAGGTTCCGGACCAAACAAGTCGCGGCAAGAAGGACCGCACGCGCATTCAGCGAACATGGATCCAACAAATCAATTCGCCATCGTGTGCGATTTGGGGCTAGATAAAATTTTCATTTATCGCTTGCATTCCGATGGCACACTCACGCCGAACGATCCGCCAACGGTGTCTGTTGCGCCGGGCAGCGGACCGCGGCATTTTACGTTTCATCCCAACGGCAAATTCGCCTACGTGATAAACGAAATGGGCTCCACCATCACGGCCTTCAACTGGGACGCCGCCCAAGGCACGCTCACGGAAACGCAAACCATTACCACGCTGCCCGAGGGCATGACCCTGCCCAATAACACCACAGCCGAGGTGCAGGTACATCCCAACGGCAAATTCCTGTACGGCTCCAACCGCGGGCACGACAGCATTGCCATGTATTCCATCGGCCCGGCCACGGGGAAACTGACGTCCCTGGGGGAAGTGCCCAGCGGCGGCAAAACGCCCCGCAATTTTGCCATTGATCCGACCGGCACCTGGCTGTTGGCGGCGCATCAAAACAGCAAGAACATTTGCGTGTTCCATATCGACCCGACCACCGGTAAGCTGGAAGCGACGGGCGACTCGGTGGAAGTGGCCAATCCGGTGTGCGTAAAGTTTTATTCGCCGCCAAAGTGA
- the mscL gene encoding large conductance mechanosensitive channel protein MscL: protein MIMPLVNKLESFEPAKKVGGLLEEFKAFAFKGSMIDLAIGVIIGAAFGTIVKSLVDNIVMPLVSLAIPNATSYENLKWILSTQTVDGKQVEKAVYYGKFLADLLNFVIVAFVVFIFLKKLMGWLMHAKQQEAATASPPLSKDQQLLTEIRDLLKQRST, encoded by the coding sequence ATGATTATGCCGCTTGTCAACAAGCTCGAATCGTTCGAACCGGCCAAAAAAGTTGGCGGACTGCTGGAAGAATTCAAAGCTTTTGCCTTTAAAGGCAGCATGATCGATCTGGCGATCGGCGTGATCATTGGCGCCGCCTTTGGAACCATCGTTAAATCGCTGGTCGACAACATCGTCATGCCGCTGGTGTCGTTGGCGATTCCCAACGCCACCAGCTACGAAAATCTGAAATGGATTTTGTCGACGCAGACGGTCGATGGAAAACAGGTCGAAAAGGCGGTCTACTACGGCAAGTTTTTGGCAGATCTGCTCAATTTCGTGATCGTGGCCTTCGTGGTATTCATATTCCTCAAAAAGCTGATGGGCTGGCTGATGCACGCCAAGCAGCAAGAAGCCGCGACCGCCTCGCCGCCGCTATCGAAAGATCAACAACTGCTCACCGAAATTCGCGATTTGCTGAAGCAGCGCAGCACCTGA
- a CDS encoding polyphosphate kinase 2 family protein, protein MKLPDLLEHCHIKAGKKFRLKDHDPSWAGDPKIEKDERKEFANKVLSEDVTSMAEAQGVLYASNTWSILVVLQAMDAAGKDGIIKHVMSGVNPQGCQIFSFKQPSAEELDHNFLWRCTVRLPERGKIGIFNRSYYEEVLVVKVHPQFLAAQRIPDAKIDKDFWHARYEDINNFEKHLSRNGTKIVKFFLNISNGEQRKRFLDRIDEADKHWKISPSDISERQHWDEYMDAFEQCIEATSTDWAPWYVIPSNHKWVSRALVANILVKTIESLGLKYPEVTADKMKAIEAAKKQLEKEKE, encoded by the coding sequence ATGAAACTTCCCGACCTGTTGGAACACTGCCACATTAAGGCTGGTAAAAAATTTCGGTTGAAAGATCACGATCCTTCCTGGGCGGGCGATCCTAAAATCGAGAAGGACGAGCGCAAAGAATTTGCCAACAAGGTGTTGTCAGAAGACGTGACTTCCATGGCCGAAGCCCAGGGCGTGTTATACGCTTCCAACACCTGGTCGATTTTGGTGGTGTTGCAAGCGATGGATGCCGCCGGCAAGGACGGCATCATCAAGCACGTGATGTCGGGAGTGAATCCGCAGGGTTGCCAAATTTTCAGCTTTAAGCAACCTTCGGCGGAAGAGCTGGACCATAACTTTTTGTGGCGCTGCACGGTGCGGTTGCCAGAGCGCGGCAAAATTGGCATCTTCAATCGCTCTTATTACGAAGAAGTGCTGGTCGTGAAAGTACATCCACAATTTTTAGCCGCCCAGCGCATTCCAGACGCGAAAATTGACAAAGACTTTTGGCATGCCCGGTATGAGGATATTAACAACTTCGAAAAGCACTTGTCGCGCAACGGCACTAAAATTGTCAAGTTCTTCCTCAATATTTCCAACGGAGAACAACGAAAACGGTTTTTGGACCGCATCGACGAAGCCGACAAGCATTGGAAAATTTCCCCTTCCGACATTTCGGAGCGCCAGCATTGGGACGAATACATGGACGCCTTTGAACAGTGCATTGAAGCCACCAGCACCGATTGGGCGCCGTGGTACGTTATTCCGTCGAATCACAAATGGGTCAGCCGAGCCCTCGTGGCAAATATTTTAGTGAAAACCATCGAGTCGCTGGGCCTGAAATACCCGGAAGTGACCGCCGATAAAATGAAGGCCATCGAGGCGGCAAAAAAACAACTGGAGAAGGAGAAAGAATAA
- a CDS encoding DUF1501 domain-containing protein, with amino-acid sequence MSSHFNRRNFLKMASVATLSALAAGEPRRWLRASESTNPHGGDAEAAENPKSTADTLILLWMAGGMAAPETFDPKRYAPFEVGLPVEKIMSTFPAIDTAVDNIKICEGLENIAQVIDRATLIRSAVLPDLGHILHSRHQFHWHTGYVPPQTVAAPHIGAWIAKVLGPKNPAVPAFIDVGQRLEGIGEKEELKAFHTAGFLGTEFGPFALPFPDQAADSVRPPKGMTPERFQARYAKYQELAKQSPLGEFGSAYQQESMLRSMENAHRLLSSPDAKAFDLTLEPKESYDKYNTGRFGLGCLLARRLTEAGARFIEVTSEYVPFVNWDTHENGHATTVRMKKEVDQPIAQLILDLEQRGLLDRTLVVLASEFSRDMMIEGVPGSTARDQSRAKTDVLKLPIHYGLHRHFTGSSSVVLWGGGMKRGFLYGDTAEDRPCFVTDKSKEISVSDLHATMLTALGISPRTAFEIEKRPFYVTKDGNGKAVKELFGSTPA; translated from the coding sequence ATGAGTTCTCATTTCAATCGGCGCAATTTTTTGAAAATGGCCTCCGTGGCCACGCTTTCCGCTTTAGCGGCCGGCGAGCCGCGGCGGTGGTTGCGGGCCAGTGAAAGTACGAATCCGCACGGCGGCGATGCCGAGGCGGCGGAGAACCCCAAGTCCACCGCCGATACACTCATTTTGTTGTGGATGGCCGGCGGCATGGCAGCGCCGGAAACCTTCGATCCCAAGCGCTACGCGCCGTTTGAAGTCGGCTTGCCAGTCGAAAAAATCATGAGCACGTTTCCGGCCATCGATACCGCGGTCGACAACATCAAAATTTGCGAAGGGCTGGAAAACATCGCCCAAGTGATAGATCGGGCCACGCTCATCCGTTCGGCTGTGCTCCCCGATTTGGGCCACATTTTGCATTCGCGGCATCAGTTTCATTGGCACACCGGTTACGTGCCGCCGCAAACCGTGGCCGCACCGCACATTGGCGCGTGGATTGCCAAAGTGCTGGGTCCGAAAAATCCGGCCGTGCCGGCCTTCATCGACGTGGGCCAGCGGCTGGAAGGCATTGGCGAAAAGGAAGAACTGAAGGCCTTTCACACGGCGGGTTTTTTGGGGACCGAGTTTGGTCCCTTTGCGCTGCCGTTCCCCGATCAAGCAGCCGACTCCGTGCGACCGCCCAAAGGAATGACGCCGGAGCGATTTCAAGCCCGGTATGCCAAGTACCAGGAATTGGCCAAGCAAAGCCCGCTGGGCGAATTCGGCAGCGCGTATCAGCAGGAATCGATGTTGCGGTCGATGGAAAATGCCCATCGGCTGCTCAGCTCGCCCGATGCCAAAGCGTTTGATTTAACGCTGGAGCCGAAGGAGAGCTATGATAAATACAACACCGGCCGCTTTGGGCTGGGCTGCCTGTTGGCGCGGCGGCTGACCGAAGCCGGAGCGCGGTTCATTGAAGTGACCAGCGAATATGTCCCGTTTGTGAATTGGGATACTCACGAAAATGGCCACGCTACCACCGTGCGCATGAAGAAGGAAGTCGATCAACCGATTGCCCAATTGATTTTAGATTTGGAACAGCGCGGCCTGCTGGATCGTACGCTGGTGGTCCTGGCCAGCGAGTTCAGCCGCGACATGATGATTGAAGGTGTGCCCGGCAGCACGGCGCGCGATCAATCGCGGGCCAAAACCGACGTGCTGAAACTGCCGATTCATTACGGCCTGCACCGGCACTTCACCGGTTCTTCCAGCGTGGTATTGTGGGGGGGTGGCATGAAGCGTGGCTTTTTGTACGGCGATACCGCCGAAGACCGCCCCTGTTTTGTCACCGATAAATCGAAAGAGATTTCCGTCAGCGACCTGCACGCCACGATGCTCACGGCGCTGGGCATTTCTCCCCGAACGGCGTTTGAAATCGAAAAACGCCCCTTCTACGTCACCAAAGACGGCAATGGCAAAGCCGTGAAAGAGCTGTTTGGCAGCACGCCAGCTTAG
- a CDS encoding DUF1549 domain-containing protein produces MRFLLRTLPFCFLTLSTVGASELLDLKSPELPPAVDGRQHPIDRFVDAYFAKHQLAFPPAVDDATFARRVYLDLVGLLPTSQQLDEFVADHSLDKREKLIDALLSNNVAYADHWLTFWNDLLRNDYSGTGYIDGGRKQITEWLYASLLQNKPYDEFVRELIAPSPAAQGFINGIKWRGNVNAAQSPELQFSQNVGQVFLGVNLKCASCHDSFIDDWKLTDSWGMASVIADAPLEMYRCDVPTGKTASPAFIFPELGSIDASVPRKERLEQLAALITDSRNGRLPRTLVNRLWQRLLGRGIVHPVDAMDGTPWSADLLDYLAFQLTDNGYDMKKILRLITTSKIYQARCLEPLANAPADAPAFRGPLARRLTAEQFMDAVWRITNTIPPAPVNVPEKKKPTAKDDKDPTAEVEKKPTLKFPDRGEEPARASLLTCDLLMRSLGRPNRDQVVTTRPDDLSTLQALDLTNGPDMTKLMAKGAQQWRKDHPDQTIDDTIQSLYQTALCRKPTEKEAAAAQQILGDTITNDSLSDFMWCLFMLPEFQLIK; encoded by the coding sequence ATGCGATTTCTGCTGCGGACCCTACCGTTTTGCTTTCTAACGCTGTCGACCGTTGGGGCCAGCGAGTTATTGGATTTGAAATCGCCGGAATTGCCGCCGGCAGTGGACGGGCGGCAACATCCCATCGATCGGTTCGTCGACGCCTATTTTGCCAAACACCAGCTCGCTTTTCCACCAGCGGTGGACGATGCCACGTTTGCTCGCCGGGTGTATCTCGACTTGGTCGGGCTGCTCCCCACTTCTCAACAGTTGGACGAGTTTGTTGCCGATCACTCGCTCGACAAGCGCGAAAAGTTGATCGACGCGTTGCTTTCCAACAATGTGGCCTATGCCGATCATTGGCTCACGTTTTGGAACGATTTATTGCGCAACGATTATAGCGGCACCGGCTACATCGATGGCGGCCGGAAACAAATTACGGAATGGTTGTATGCGTCGCTTTTGCAAAACAAACCGTACGATGAATTTGTGCGCGAGCTGATTGCCCCATCCCCCGCAGCGCAAGGTTTTATCAACGGCATTAAGTGGCGTGGCAACGTGAACGCTGCGCAATCGCCGGAGCTGCAATTTTCACAAAACGTGGGGCAAGTGTTTTTGGGCGTGAATTTGAAATGCGCCTCCTGCCATGATAGTTTCATCGACGATTGGAAGCTGACCGATTCCTGGGGCATGGCGTCCGTCATTGCCGACGCCCCCTTGGAAATGTACCGCTGCGATGTACCCACCGGAAAAACGGCGTCGCCGGCATTCATCTTTCCCGAGTTGGGCAGCATTGATGCCAGTGTGCCGCGCAAGGAGCGGCTGGAGCAATTGGCCGCGCTGATTACCGATTCGCGCAATGGCCGTTTGCCTCGCACGCTGGTCAACCGCTTGTGGCAGCGATTGCTGGGGCGCGGCATCGTGCACCCGGTCGACGCCATGGATGGCACTCCCTGGAGCGCCGATTTGCTCGATTACTTGGCGTTTCAACTGACCGACAACGGTTATGATATGAAGAAAATTTTACGGCTCATCACGACGTCTAAAATTTATCAAGCTCGCTGCCTGGAACCCCTGGCGAATGCCCCGGCAGATGCGCCCGCTTTCCGTGGCCCGCTGGCCCGGCGGCTGACGGCCGAGCAGTTTATGGATGCCGTCTGGCGCATCACCAACACTATACCGCCGGCCCCGGTGAACGTTCCCGAGAAGAAAAAGCCGACGGCCAAAGATGACAAAGACCCGACCGCCGAAGTGGAAAAAAAGCCGACGTTAAAATTCCCCGATCGTGGCGAAGAGCCCGCCCGGGCGTCATTGTTAACGTGCGATTTGCTGATGCGTTCGTTGGGTCGGCCCAATCGCGATCAGGTGGTGACCACCCGCCCCGACGATCTCAGCACGCTGCAAGCGCTGGACCTGACCAACGGACCCGACATGACCAAGCTTATGGCGAAAGGGGCTCAGCAATGGCGGAAAGATCATCCCGATCAAACCATCGACGATACTATCCAATCGTTATATCAGACGGCACTTTGTCGCAAACCGACTGAGAAGGAAGCGGCTGCTGCCCAACAGATATTGGGCGACACAATCACCAACGACAGCCTGAGCGATTTCATGTGGTGCTTGTTCATGCTGCCGGAGTTTCAATTGATTAAATAG
- a CDS encoding phage/plasmid primase, P4 family, with product MLNHALDYASSGLYVIPLNEPVNGGCSCGNPDCKSIGKHPRTPNGLKDASNDPAIIRKWWTRWPNANIGIVTGAESGIVVVDEDERHAGNESLAALEQEHGPLPPTAKQQTGAGFHFVFKHPGGKIGNRSGVRPGIDIRADNGYIVAAPSRHANGNTYQWIVPPDNLAEMPNWLLTLINPPKPAAMPTATQPPGNLYDALAAMRKIKMVDANDGSRRLLTYCCRAVEHNLSDDDAIHAIRIMHSEQPFPKAWSDDEIRRRLRDAEKTEDRGSVFNGPDLWQAEGRTDAANAQRFVRRYGANSRWCNPTRTWYRWTGKNWGEDQSCGIEADAKQFSRELWREAGKITADPDASDQLKKQVIAFVKASNSANGIRNMIALAKSEPGMTILPCQFDTDAYMLNCNNGTLNLKTGKLQRHRREDLLTKIVAVDYNASEQCPLFVAFLEGVFGGSKNLIKFIQRLLGYILTGDVSEQALMIFHGAGSNGKSTLLTLLLALLAEYGCKAPEKLLTAKKHDSHPTELAKLFGKRLVVANEVDDGAELSEARLKDLTGGDRLTARRMNEDFWDFDPSHKIILASNYKPTVRGGHAIWRRLRLVPFNQKYWSRSKGETGPAELEADSQLAEKLKIEYPGILAWLVAGCLAWQRDGLGVPPEVNEATENYRKSEDSLTAFIDACCEMMPNATANVSAVAESYREFSGDNITSSKLTKLLTGRGFIKEKSSDKETKGQWFWRGFSLSA from the coding sequence ATGCTCAATCACGCACTCGATTACGCTTCCAGTGGCTTGTATGTCATTCCACTCAACGAACCGGTCAACGGCGGTTGCTCTTGCGGCAATCCCGATTGCAAATCCATTGGCAAGCATCCACGCACGCCGAACGGTTTAAAGGATGCCAGCAACGATCCCGCCATAATCCGCAAATGGTGGACCCGATGGCCAAACGCCAATATCGGTATTGTGACGGGCGCTGAATCCGGCATCGTGGTTGTCGATGAGGACGAGCGCCATGCCGGCAACGAATCACTGGCGGCGCTGGAGCAAGAACACGGCCCGTTGCCGCCGACAGCTAAACAGCAGACCGGGGCCGGCTTTCATTTCGTGTTCAAACACCCCGGCGGCAAGATTGGCAATCGCTCCGGCGTCCGACCTGGAATCGATATTCGCGCCGATAACGGCTACATCGTCGCCGCGCCATCGCGGCATGCCAATGGCAATACTTATCAGTGGATCGTTCCGCCGGACAATCTGGCGGAGATGCCGAATTGGCTGTTGACCCTCATCAATCCGCCTAAGCCAGCGGCAATGCCAACGGCAACGCAGCCGCCGGGCAATCTATACGACGCGCTGGCAGCCATGCGGAAAATCAAAATGGTGGACGCCAACGATGGCAGCCGCCGATTGCTGACCTATTGTTGCCGAGCAGTAGAGCACAATTTAAGCGACGATGATGCAATCCACGCGATTCGCATCATGCACTCAGAACAGCCATTCCCAAAAGCGTGGTCCGACGACGAAATTCGTCGCCGATTACGCGACGCAGAAAAAACAGAAGATCGCGGGTCAGTCTTTAATGGCCCTGACCTCTGGCAAGCGGAAGGCCGAACCGATGCCGCCAACGCGCAGCGATTTGTGCGGCGCTACGGCGCTAATTCTCGGTGGTGCAATCCAACCAGAACATGGTACCGCTGGACCGGTAAGAATTGGGGAGAAGATCAATCCTGTGGCATCGAAGCAGACGCCAAACAATTTTCACGAGAGTTGTGGCGAGAAGCCGGAAAGATCACGGCAGACCCGGACGCCAGCGACCAGTTGAAAAAGCAAGTTATTGCGTTCGTTAAGGCAAGCAACAGTGCCAATGGAATTCGGAACATGATCGCGCTTGCCAAGAGTGAACCCGGCATGACGATCCTACCGTGCCAATTCGACACAGATGCCTACATGTTGAATTGCAACAATGGAACGCTCAATCTCAAAACCGGCAAGCTACAGCGGCATCGGCGCGAAGATTTACTAACGAAGATTGTGGCCGTGGATTACAACGCCAGCGAGCAGTGTCCGCTGTTCGTCGCCTTTCTTGAAGGGGTATTTGGCGGCAGCAAGAATCTCATCAAATTCATACAACGGTTGTTAGGTTACATTCTTACCGGCGACGTTTCGGAACAAGCGCTGATGATTTTTCATGGGGCGGGCAGTAACGGCAAATCTACATTGCTAACGCTACTACTCGCGTTGCTGGCGGAATATGGCTGCAAGGCACCGGAAAAATTGCTGACGGCAAAGAAACACGATTCGCATCCGACCGAACTAGCAAAGCTTTTTGGCAAGCGCCTGGTTGTCGCCAACGAAGTCGATGATGGCGCGGAGCTGTCCGAAGCTCGACTCAAAGATTTAACTGGCGGCGACCGTCTAACAGCACGGCGGATGAATGAGGACTTTTGGGATTTCGACCCCAGCCACAAAATAATCTTGGCGAGCAACTACAAGCCGACCGTACGCGGCGGCCATGCAATTTGGCGACGGTTGCGATTAGTTCCCTTTAATCAAAAGTATTGGTCTCGCAGTAAAGGCGAGACCGGCCCGGCAGAGTTGGAAGCCGATTCGCAACTCGCGGAAAAACTCAAAATAGAATATCCGGGCATTTTAGCGTGGCTTGTCGCTGGCTGCTTGGCATGGCAGCGCGATGGTCTCGGCGTGCCGCCGGAAGTGAACGAAGCCACAGAAAATTATCGAAAGAGCGAAGATTCGCTGACTGCATTCATTGACGCTTGCTGCGAAATGATGCCCAACGCGACAGCCAACGTATCGGCCGTGGCGGAATCATACCGGGAATTCAGCGGCGACAACATTACTAGCAGCAAGCTCACGAAATTGCTGACCGGTCGCGGATTCATCAAAGAGAAATCGAGCGACAAAGAAACCAAAGGCCAATGGTTTTGGCGCGGTTTCTCGCTCTCCGCATAG
- a CDS encoding recombinase family protein gives MKRHVAIYVRVSSRRQDHRSQLPDLERWATAQTLPVVWYRDKFTGKTMDRPGWQRLQSAIELGEVAAIVVWRLDRLGRTARGLTALFHDLQHRSINLVSLREGIDLSTPAGRMLANMLASVAQFETECRAERVLAGQAAARANGKTWGGREVGTQTKAVADKSTAIRKLHRAGESISSISRTCQVSRPTVYAVLRGAW, from the coding sequence ATGAAACGTCACGTTGCAATTTATGTACGTGTTAGCAGTAGACGCCAGGACCATCGCTCGCAGCTACCCGATTTAGAGCGTTGGGCCACTGCCCAAACGCTGCCAGTCGTTTGGTATCGTGACAAGTTCACTGGTAAAACGATGGATAGGCCAGGATGGCAACGCTTGCAATCGGCTATTGAACTTGGCGAAGTGGCCGCGATTGTTGTATGGCGTTTGGATCGGCTCGGACGTACCGCACGCGGACTAACAGCATTATTCCACGATTTACAACACCGTTCAATCAACTTGGTTTCGTTGCGTGAAGGAATCGACCTCAGTACGCCGGCTGGCAGAATGTTGGCCAATATGCTTGCAAGTGTAGCGCAGTTTGAGACCGAATGCCGTGCGGAACGTGTACTTGCTGGTCAAGCGGCAGCACGCGCGAACGGCAAGACTTGGGGCGGCCGTGAAGTCGGCACGCAAACGAAAGCCGTTGCCGACAAGAGCACAGCGATTCGCAAACTGCACAGAGCGGGCGAATCAATCAGCAGCATTTCGCGAACGTGCCAAGTGAGTCGGCCAACAGTCTATGCTGTGCTACGTGGCGCGTGGTGA
- a CDS encoding helix-turn-helix domain-containing protein gives MTADASPLTVKEVAERLNCHSRTVWRFEGKGEIPEARRIGRKVFWDRDEFEEWYRSAGRN, from the coding sequence ATGACAGCCGATGCCTCGCCGCTAACAGTTAAAGAGGTCGCCGAACGATTAAATTGCCATTCCCGCACGGTCTGGCGCTTTGAGGGTAAGGGCGAAATTCCCGAAGCGCGGCGCATCGGGCGCAAAGTATTTTGGGATCGCGATGAGTTTGAAGAGTGGTATCGCAGCGCCGGCCGCAATTAG